A single genomic interval of Dromiciops gliroides isolate mDroGli1 chromosome 1, mDroGli1.pri, whole genome shotgun sequence harbors:
- the TUBB2B gene encoding tubulin beta-2B chain → MREIVHIQAGQCGNQIGAKFWEVISDEHGIDPTGSYHGDSDLQLERINVYYNEATGNKYVPRAILVDLEPGTMDSVRSGPFGQIFRPDNFVFGQSGAGNNWAKGHYTEGAELVDSVLDVVRKESESCDCLQGFQLTHSLGGGTGSGMGTLLISKIREEYPDRIMNTFSVMPSPKVSDTVVEPYNATLSVHQLVENTDETYCIDNEALYDICFRTLKLTTPTYGDLNHLVSATMSGVTTCLRFPGQLNADLRKLAVNMVPFPRLHFFMPGFAPLTSRGSQQYRALTVPELTQQMFDSKNMMAACDPRHGRYLTVAAIFRGRMSMKEVDEQMLNVQNKNSSYFVEWIPNNVKTAVCDIPPRGLKMSATFIGNSTAIQELFKRISEQFTAMFRRKAFLHWYTGEGMDEMEFTEAESNMNDLVSEYQQYQDATADEQGEFEEEEGEDEA, encoded by the exons ATGCGTGAGATCGTGCACATTCAGGCTGGTCAGTGTGGCAACCAGATAGGAGCCAAG TTTTGGGAGGTCATCAGCGATGAGCATGGGATTGATCCGACAGGCAGTTACCATGGAGATAGTGATTTGCAGCTGGAGAGAATCAATGTTTACTACAATGAAGCCACTG GTAACAAATATGTTCCCCGTGCAATCCTGGTGGATTTGGAGCCTGGCACAATGGACTCAGTCAGGTCTGGACCATTTGGCCAGATTTTCAGACCAGATAACTTTGTTTTTG gCCAGAGTGGTGCAGGAAATAACTGGGCCAAAGGCCACTACACAGAGGGAGCAGAATTAGTAGACTCTGTCCTGGATGTAGtgaggaaggagtcagaaagcTGTGACTGTCTCCAGGGCTTCCAGCTGACCCACTCCCTGGGAGGTGGCACTGGGTCTGGAATGGGAACCCTGCTTATCAGCAAGATCAGGGAAGAGTACCCAGACAGAATCATGAATACCTTCAGTGTGATGCCCTCCCCCAAGGTGTCAGACACTGTGGTTGAGCCCTACAATGCCACCCTCTCTGTCCACCAGTTGGTGGAGAACACAGATGAGACCTACTGCATTGACAATGAAGCTCTCTATGACATTTGCTTCAGAACCCTGAAGCTGACCACACCCACTTATGGTGACCTCAACCACTTGGTGTCTGCCACCATGAGTGGAGTCACCACCTGTCTGAGGTTCCCAGGCCAGCTGAATGCTGATCTGCGCAAACTGGCAGTGAACATGGTGCCCTTCCCCCGCTTGCACTTCTTCATGCCAGGCTTTGCCCCTCTGACCAGCCGTGGTAGCCAGCAGTACCGTGCTCTGACGGTGCCTGAACTCACCCAGCAGATGTTCGATTCTAAAAACATGATGGCTGCCTGTGACCCCCGCCATGGCCGCTACCTGACTGTGGCTGCCATCTTCAGGGGCCGCATGTCTATGAAGGAGGTGGATGAGCAGATGCTCAATGTGCAGAACAAGAACAGCAGCTACTTTGTGGAGTGGATCCCCAACAATGTGAAGACGGCCGTGTGTGACATTCCTCCCCGGGGCCTCAAGATGTCTGCCACCTTCATTGGCAATAGCACGGCTATTCAGGAGCTGTTCAAGCGCATTTCTGAGCAGTTCACGGCCATGTTCCGTCGCAAGGCTTTCTTGCACTGGTACACGGGTGAAGGCATGGATGAGATGGAGTTCACTGAGGCAGAGAGCAACATGAATGACCTGGTGTCTGAGTATCAGCAGTACCAAGATGCCACTGCTGATGAACAAGgggaatttgaggaggaagaaggggaggatgaGGCTTAA